One window of Saprospiraceae bacterium genomic DNA carries:
- a CDS encoding trypsin-like peptidase domain-containing protein — MRALIEQYKGVVIQIATPFSIGTGFYLKEYDLIITNEHVVRNNKDVVVEGKGVQRVLSSVRYLDPKFDLAFVQGPKANPWMSVKLHDQEDFREGDPVIAVGHPFGLKYTATQGIISNSSHQQDDLYYIQHDAALNPGNSGGPLVNDAGEILGVNTFIIQNGQSIGFSLPARYLKQALDEFKAGGDKSGVRCISCANIVFEPNPEKKYCPFCGSKIQMISQIEDYQPKGIKLEIEDALKALNYDVNLTRRGPYNWEIEHGSAKILLSYHEDTGMIAGDAYICSLPKENIKEIYVYLLQQNSQLEGLCFSIQNQDIILSLQIFDHSFKPELGSQIFQYLFEKANAYDDLLIKNFGAITRVD, encoded by the coding sequence ATGAGAGCACTGATCGAACAATATAAAGGTGTGGTTATACAAATTGCGACTCCATTTTCAATTGGAACCGGATTTTACCTCAAGGAGTATGATTTAATAATAACCAATGAACATGTGGTCCGAAACAACAAAGATGTGGTTGTTGAAGGCAAAGGCGTTCAACGTGTTTTGAGTTCCGTCCGATATTTGGATCCAAAATTTGATTTGGCCTTTGTACAAGGTCCTAAAGCGAATCCTTGGATGAGTGTCAAATTACATGATCAAGAGGATTTTAGAGAAGGAGATCCCGTCATTGCTGTCGGACATCCATTCGGCTTAAAATACACCGCGACTCAGGGGATTATTTCAAATTCCAGCCACCAGCAAGATGATTTATATTATATCCAGCACGATGCTGCATTAAATCCAGGTAACAGTGGGGGACCTTTGGTAAATGATGCCGGTGAAATATTGGGAGTTAATACCTTTATTATTCAAAATGGTCAAAGTATCGGATTCTCATTGCCAGCCAGATATCTTAAACAAGCATTGGATGAATTTAAAGCAGGTGGAGATAAATCAGGGGTCCGGTGTATTTCATGTGCCAATATTGTATTTGAACCCAATCCTGAAAAAAAATACTGCCCTTTTTGTGGTTCGAAAATTCAGATGATCTCCCAAATTGAAGATTATCAACCAAAAGGGATCAAACTAGAGATAGAAGATGCATTAAAAGCACTCAACTACGATGTAAACTTAACTCGAAGAGGCCCCTATAATTGGGAAATCGAACACGGTTCTGCAAAAATATTACTCTCGTATCATGAAGATACTGGAATGATTGCAGGAGATGCTTATATTTGTTCGCTGCCTAAGGAAAATATTAAGGAAATTTACGTGTACCTCTTGCAGCAGAATAGTCAGTTAGAGGGTCTATGTTTTAGTATTCAGAATCAGGACATCATTCTTTCATTGCAAATTTTTGATCACTCGTTCAAACCTGAATTAGGCAGTCAGATTTTTCAGTATTTATTTGAAAAAGCCAATGCATATGATGATTTACTGATAAAGAATTTTGGAGCTATTACTCGTGTGGATTAA
- a CDS encoding PorP/SprF family type IX secretion system membrane protein produces MKRLAILFSIVLSWGIQAQDIHFSQFYMSPTNLNPALTGVMNCKMRFVANYRNQWAPVIGFANSFNTYNMSFDQKIPVGRYDYFGFGGTFWGDKAGSLDFSTLQFKLSGSYSKRMSGSRTSSNYLVFGAEAGLNQRGVKFHNAIWGTQITSNGVDPNGQKDPAVFDPSFLFADVSVGALWFSVLDKYNNFYIGGAYSHLNEPLQNNITDIPNNGYVPAPLYSKLTVHGGGVFRLNRRNAIVPGMVAFFQGPSFELNGGTSFRFGSGNSRTNEATFQLGLWARLANKYKTDNSSGIHMDALILSSRFDYSKYGFGLSYDINTSSLKKANAGNNSFELSFIYNICGPERRGIYCPNF; encoded by the coding sequence ATGAAGCGTTTAGCTATTCTTTTCTCAATCGTTTTGAGCTGGGGAATCCAGGCACAAGACATTCATTTTTCTCAGTTTTATATGTCACCGACCAATTTAAATCCTGCTTTAACGGGGGTTATGAATTGTAAGATGCGGTTTGTTGCAAATTACCGGAACCAGTGGGCTCCAGTAATTGGATTTGCAAATTCTTTCAATACCTATAACATGTCATTCGATCAAAAAATTCCTGTAGGTCGTTATGATTATTTTGGATTTGGAGGCACATTTTGGGGAGATAAAGCGGGTTCATTGGATTTTAGTACCCTTCAATTTAAACTTTCAGGTTCCTATAGTAAACGGATGTCTGGTTCAAGAACCTCCTCTAATTATTTGGTTTTTGGTGCCGAAGCTGGTTTAAATCAACGAGGCGTTAAATTCCACAATGCAATTTGGGGTACACAGATAACTTCAAATGGTGTAGATCCAAACGGTCAAAAAGATCCGGCAGTTTTTGATCCAAGCTTTTTATTTGCAGACGTTTCTGTAGGTGCATTGTGGTTTTCCGTATTAGACAAATACAATAACTTTTATATTGGTGGTGCCTATAGTCATTTAAATGAACCTTTACAAAACAACATTACAGACATTCCCAACAATGGATATGTACCTGCTCCTTTATATTCAAAATTAACCGTTCACGGGGGTGGTGTATTCAGATTGAATCGCCGCAATGCGATCGTACCTGGAATGGTAGCCTTTTTTCAGGGACCCTCCTTTGAATTAAATGGAGGTACCAGTTTCCGTTTTGGATCTGGTAACAGCCGTACCAATGAAGCCACCTTCCAATTAGGACTTTGGGCACGTCTGGCCAACAAATACAAAACCGACAATTCATCAGGGATTCATATGGATGCACTCATTCTGTCATCCCGCTTTGATTACAGCAAGTATGGTTTCGGACTGAGTTACGATATCAACACGTCGTCGTTGAAAAAAGCCAATGCCGGAAATAATTCTTTCGAATTGTCTTTTATATACAATATCTGCGGTCCAGAACGCCGTGGAATCTATTGTCCGAATTTCTAG